From the Excalfactoria chinensis isolate bCotChi1 chromosome 1, bCotChi1.hap2, whole genome shotgun sequence genome, one window contains:
- the FSTL1 gene encoding follistatin-related protein 1: MIWKTLPLLCALLAVARLRAEEEPRSKSKICANVFCGAGRECAVTEKGEPTCLCIEQCKPHKRPVCGSNGKTYLNHCELHRDACLTGSKIQVDYDGHCKEKKSENPAASPVVCYQSDRDELRRRVIQWLEAEIIPDGWFSKGSNYSEVLDKYFKNFDDGDSRLDSTEFLKFVEQNETAVNITTYVDQETNKLLRGLCVDALIELSDENADWKLSFNEFLKCLSPSFNPPEKKCALEDETYEDGAETQVECNRCVCACGNWVCTAMTCEGKNEKMTAHRQQPGQDLTEEELARYVQELQKHQETAEKTKKMNTKEM; encoded by the exons GAAGAGCCAAGGAGCAAATCCAAAATCTGTGCCAACGTTTTCTGCGGAGCTGGGCGGGAATGTGCAGTGACGGAGAAGGGAGAGCCAACCTGCCTCTGCATTGAG CAATGCAAACCTCACAAGAGGCCTGTGTGTGGTAGCAATGGCAAGACGTACCTGAACCATTGTGAGCTGCACCGAGATGCCTGCCTCACTGGCTCCAAGATCCAAGTGGATTACGATGGCCACTGTAAAG AGAAGAAGTCTGAGAATCCAGCTGCAAGTCCAG TTGTCTGTTACCAATCGGACAGGGACGAGCTTCGTCGCCGTGTCATCCAGTGGCTGGAAGCAGAAATTATCCCAGATGGCTGGTTTTCCAAGGGCAGCAACTACAGTGAAGTCCTGGACAAGTACTTCAAG AACTTTGACGATGGCGATTCTCGCCTGGACTCCACCGAATTCCTGAAGTTTGTGGAGCAGAACGAGACTGCTGTCAACATCACAACCTACGTGGACCAGGAGACCAACAAGCTGCTCAG gGGACTCTGCGTAGATGCCCTCATCGAGCTGTCAGATGAAAATGCTGACTGGAAGCTCAGCTTCAATGAATTTCTCAAGTGCCTCAGCCCATCTTTCAACCCACCAGAGAAAA AGTGTGCCCTGGAAGACGAAACCTATGAGGATGGAGCAGAGACCCAGGTGGAGTGCAACCGCTGTGTCTGTGCCTGTGGAAACTGGGTGTGCACTGCAATGACGTGTGAAG GGAAGAATGAGAAGATGACTGCTCACAGACAGCAACCTGGTCAAGACTTGACTGAGGAGGAGCTAGCTAGATATGTTCAAGAGCTGCAGAAACATCAG GAGACAGCTGAGAAGACCAAGAAGATGAACACCAAGGAGATGTAA